In the genome of Aedes aegypti strain LVP_AGWG chromosome 2, AaegL5.0 Primary Assembly, whole genome shotgun sequence, the window gtgattttctagaaaatcgcatcaaaatcgatcgaacgaaAGCTAAGATACAGAATTTCAAAAGTTCGATGTTGGCATCCAGTACCGTAAAGGTTAAGAAGAAGCGGACAAATTCTAATTGTAACAGACTTTGCCAACGGGGTTCATAGTTCGGTTTTCTGATTTATTTTGACTAGTTAGATAGTCACGCATTTAGCCATTTTAATgtgaggggccttccttagcctagcgGCAAAGTCCGAAGCTACACAACAAAACTATGCTATGGATTttattcccgatcggtccaggaccttttcgtaatgggtaacttcggcaaaaaaaaaacaatctctgttaataattgtggaagtgtttACAGAACATTACGTTGAGAagaggctctgtcccagtagagCCACAGAAGAAAAGTACAGTAaatcctccatgagtcgatgttgcatgactcgatatcgactcatggaactatAATAGGAACTAAATATCATGGTTTACTCACACATTCcaagaactcttgagtgtcccGCCCGAACAAAACAGGCCTCGCGCAGTTGTGATAGcactttttttaaggatttatgATCTGTTGTGTTTTATGCTGCATCTTCCTccctcatttttcgttgcctctctgcttagtattttttcgctcccttACAAAAAGGCAAGTAtatcaccgaactctgatgatgaggagtattatcaagcctgtttACTATGATGGCCCCTCAAACAGCtcttataccgttttgatttatattacggacagcttcaaattccggacacactactttgtatgggaaacatttcacacgaaatgtttcaatttttgccgttcaaaagttctcactttcaaaGCTCGTTTTAaaaagcattttccatagatatctatggaaatgTGTAATATCCAACTTCCTTAGgcgtctctctagtggtttaacgatttcatttgatgatttgacttttctatttatgatttgtttgacctgtccgcaattcgaatcgaagtgtccggaatatgagacaaaaataaggaagcgtccggaatcagaatcatgtaaagtccacgcatttctatttatttaaaattattcatgtttcggaatcgaaatcttctctcaccattcgaaagttaatggGTTTGAAGGTTCGATGTCGTGGAGGAATCATACatagtgatttattttacatgcttttttgtgagttatacttcactgaggcctcaagtgtccgtaatatgaatcaaaacggtaagcaagtctgttctatgactcgatatttctatgTGGCTATGGTTTCATAGTATTTAAGTGATTCGcagaaacaaataaaaatggaaaacaATGGAAGACCATCACTATATCTCATTGATATTTTCATTGAAAGACATTTTAAGcttttattgaaattatatgaaacagttATAGCTTAGCGCTTAGAAAATGTCTTCAAGGAGATGATTCAAAGatgacgtccattgtttttttGGGACTTATAGACCTCCTCACCCCACTTTCagactttttttttatgttttccagagaaaaagtcatgatttcgggagaaAGGTATATTGTTCGCCAAGATTTGGAATAAACCGTGAAAACACACCATAAATATCAACCTAATGAGTGCCACATCTTTAGAACAAACGCAAATATCCTTTGGTTAGGTTTATACGCAGACCGACCCTGGGTTCACAAAATACTGGTGGATTATTGGCGATGGAACAGTCGCTATCGACTCCTCGGATGTGGAAAATGGTACTGGAACATCCGGCTGCCAAAGACTTCTGTGGGCTGCTCTGTTGTAAGACCTGATCAAGCataatctttgttttttttttattttaaaggcACTCTTTGCTCGTGGCATctgctgtgccggaatcagtacATCTGTATCTAAGTAGATAGTAAagttaccgatacagatctatttttaactaatctatatttacatctttcactctcttctactcttttactctcacaccgagcaggtaggagagagtgctctgctgtagCCATAgaccattgctcttgcggtggtttatttttgccgtgttcctgagtcgttttgaggctagctgccttcgaagagggtcagtttgtctcaatcaccatctgatactgacggagcatggatgtgctccccaaagcacgctcCTCCGTGCggtgtcttctggtggctggacgggtttttttgtggaggggctgggaatttaacccatgaccttccgcttatgaagcgaaaacGTAACCttaaggctacggacccccctataaaaaaaatctttgcttAACGTCTATCATTTTCCGGTAAGTACTGCATAATTAAGATGAATAGCACCGGTAGATTAATAGAATCGTGGAACAATCTGGATACTCTTGAAAATTCCGCCAAGAATGCCATCCATATAATGGCAAAGTTCCGAAGAGCGTTTCCAATTTAGCCTTTTTCAGAAACAAAACTTTGCTTTTATAATTTAACTGGGAAACACCACCAGACGCGTTGACTGAAATGAAAAAAGTAGCAGTGAGATTTGTGTAACGCCTCGAGTATACAATTCTTGAGCAATAGTGATGGTTTCATGACGTGAAGAAGTATTTTACTGTAAACGCATCAGTTGAGCATTTTGTCCAGGATTCTTTAAGTCTCGCACGTAGGTTTATGCGTTAATCTTGTTTTAGGAAACGTATAAACgaattaaaaataatgatgtCTAAAATTGTTAACGATCCTACACGAAAGTCGACTGTAAATACactaattaactcattacgcgtggtaaagatggacaaattatgggtgaaattatgaaaaaaaatccacgtgctcggctgggaacCCAGgattcttgtatgctagacgatcgctttaccaactaagctaccgagccacttggtgacccaataactgagttggttacaagtttagaattcaaatccctacagaccacgcggacccctttcataacccatatccatccatctcatgttcctacacacgcggaaagAGCGAGCGCGATTTATtttgtgttgaaactgtttgcctatcctaactacatcgcttccacaacaactgtattgtggaggagtaaagatgtgggaagacTATCAACGTGTcattctcactcaagtgacgacactggctcggtagcttagttggtaaagcgctcgtctagcatacaacaGGACTCtcaggttcaaatcccagccgagcacgtcgattttttcataatttcacccataatttgtccatctttaccacgcgtaatgaggtaattaatttaataaccatgtggattggattaccgaacagctcaatataagcgtcaatttataggTAAATACACAATATTCAGAAGTTTAGATCTCTATATGAATTATGTTTCGGATTTTGCCTGTCAGAATCTTGCTCAAGATTTAATTTGAAATCCTGTTCTAAAATCTGTAAAAATTCAGACCTGGAATTTTCAACAAGACTGCTCAAAATTCGGACAGATGTCCAAATACAGGTAAATCTGCCCTAGAATTTGTGAACATTATGTTCCGGATTAGgtggataacccaaatttgatGTCTGTGGAATCTTCGTATATATGTCCATTACTCTGTGAGAGTTCTACCCACTCTTTTTTGCAAAGATCATATCCAGGATTCCATGAGAATTGTTTAAAgagtttgtttaaaattaattctCAGAAGGTCGGATAATGTTTGATCAATTTGACCTTTCcaattatcaaaaattaaaaaaaaaaaaaacagtttcgtTTTGAAAATTGAAGCAATGGGCAAGGAAAGATTCCACTGATATCTAAGAGAATATAGAAcaacgatatttttttatgaaggcTGCATTGATTCAGGAGTTGGAAATTCAATTTTGTCTTCCAAAATGAGAAGAAACTTTACAGAGAAAAATAGTTATTGTAATCTATGAATTTGCATGAAAAGTTGAAATAATCAGTCTTGATAGGTTGCAATTTTTGCTTGGTAGAACAGTCAATGGGTCagatatgagaagaatcttcaaaAGGGAAATCGATCACTGCTAAAATATATcattatgatactaaacgctaGAATTTCACGTGATGCCTATCCGATGGACTCTGCATCTGTCTTCAGAAGCCATATTTTCAATGCCCAACTACCACAAGTTCGTGGACGAAGCATTTCTCGACTGTTGGAAATTACGTATTTCGAAGACCCATCTAAAAAATTTGACATGGAAATATGGTCCAGGTGTTTCCGGAGTTATTctggattgtcttggggtatAAAAATTGGCCACATCATCCCTTCAAcggatatcttaggatcctTGGCGGTTGGTGTTTCCGACAAagttctagctcatcaggatcttgagttatgaaaaatttaagaaaaaatgttagcgccacgaatTCTCATCAGATTTTCCATTGCTAGATAGCCTTTGCCGAAAACACAAAcattctagctcatcaggatcctgagatatccgttgaatggatgatgtggccaattttggtacctcaagacaatccggaataactacGAAACCACCTAGACCATATCTCCGAAAGTTTCAgaccttaaactagaagagtttctcgggaatttctgaaaatttcagcaaaattcATCAGGAAACAAAAATGCTATGCAGGTTTTAGTGTGTTTCTCAGCAtgcaaaagtatgttggctAAATGAAGGTTAAGATGGTAGTGTTGCAAAATACAGAGCACATAgtgtaatgtttaaaattatACATATAAAAGAATTAAAAACAAGTGAAAAGCATTTTATCCatataatatttgaaagattACTGGGTACTCCAAACATCAGATAATTGGTTTCCCttcaattgttttgaaattaCCCATCCCACACGCGAAGACGATAAAACCACTTGGGAAAATCCATCTGCACGTGTGTACCGTAATCTCCACCACTTCAAATTAAGAATCCGCATCATAGGAATGGACTTCTTGGCGTCCTCTCGAAGCTTATCAGCCCAGAGCCGCCAAAGTGGGTTCGATTCAGCCACTATAAAAGTCCATTGCAACGTACACTCATCCTTCCCAAAGCCAACCAACCTTCTAACAGTTTACCGGCTACCGCATAACCCTGAACCACAGCCATGAACCAATTTCTCTTTGTCAGTTTTTGTGCCCTTCTGGGACTCAGCCAAGGTAAGGGACAAATAGTTTCGCGAGGTGTACAACGCTAGATGGTTAAATTTCTAAAATCGAATAGTTTCAGCTGCAACGCTGTCCAGCGGTCGCATCGTTGGCGGATTCCAGATCGACATCGCCGAGGTCCCGCATCAGGTGTCCCTGCAGCGCAGCGGGAGACATTTCTGCGGAGGGTCGATCATCTCGCCGCGATGGGTACTGACAGCAGCTCACTGCACCACGAATACAGATCCTGCGGCCTACACAATCCGGGCCGGTTCTACGGATCGTACCAACGGTGGCATCATAGTGAAAGTCAAATCGGTGATCCCTCACCCGCAGTATAATGGTGATACCTACAACTATGACTTTTCACTGCTGGAGTTGGACGAAAGTATTGGATTCAGTCGTTCGATTGAGGCTATTGCATTGCCGGAGGCTAGCGAAACCGTGGCAGATGGAGCTATGTGCACCGTTTCCGGTTGGGGAGACACCAAGAATGTTTTTGAGATGAACACGTTGTTGCGCGCCGTCAACGTTCCTTCGTACAACCAGGCGGAATGTGCTGCCGCTTTGGTCAACGTTGTTCCGGTGACGGAGCAGATGATCTGCGCTGGTTATGCCGCTGGAGGTAAGGATTCTTGCCAGGGAGACTCCGGTGGCCCACTGGTCTCTGGTGATAAACTGGTCGGAGTCGTTTCTTGGGGCAAGGGCTGCGCATTGCCAAACCTGCCGGGAGTCTACGCTCGGGTGTCCACTGTTCGCCAATGGATCCGAGAGGTTTCCGAGGTTTAAGGTGTTCGAAAATGGAATAAATCAAGCTGACGAGATTTGaccgaaaaaaatattgttttgtctTGTCCGAAACACGGTTCCAGATCGGTGGGTTTTGGCTGGTCAGAATACAGATCCTTCACACCTTTACGGTGTTGGAGGCCACGCCAAACCTCAAATATTCTAAAGCACAAATCTAGTGACCCAGACAGTTGAGCTTAGAACTAAATCGATTGGGTCACACGCTGGGagttctctagacttgtgctcttgaaaatt includes:
- the LOC5569681 gene encoding trypsin 3A1 isoform X2; the protein is MNQFLFVSFCALLGLSQAATLSSGRIVGGFQIDIAEVPHQVSLQRSGRHFCGGSIISPRWVLTAAHCTTNTDPAAYTIRAGSTDRTNGGIIVKVKSVIPHPQYNGDTYNYDFSLLELDESIGFSRSIEAIALPEASETVADGAMCTVSGWGDTKNVFEMNTLLRAVNVPSYNQAECAAALVNVVPVTEQMICAGYAAGGKDSCQGDSGGPLVSGDKLVGVVSWGKGCALPNLPGVYARVSTVRQWIREVSEV
- the LOC5569681 gene encoding trypsin 3A1 isoform X1; amino-acid sequence: MNQFLFVSFCALLGLSQVSAATLSSGRIVGGFQIDIAEVPHQVSLQRSGRHFCGGSIISPRWVLTAAHCTTNTDPAAYTIRAGSTDRTNGGIIVKVKSVIPHPQYNGDTYNYDFSLLELDESIGFSRSIEAIALPEASETVADGAMCTVSGWGDTKNVFEMNTLLRAVNVPSYNQAECAAALVNVVPVTEQMICAGYAAGGKDSCQGDSGGPLVSGDKLVGVVSWGKGCALPNLPGVYARVSTVRQWIREVSEV